A section of the Roseivirga sp. BDSF3-8 genome encodes:
- a CDS encoding serine hydrolase domain-containing protein: MRYTYPFLFTFLSAILLHFTCLAQDIERLDGSTISPEALTEKVKSLTEAGEVHGLALAVFNNDEAVYTKTFGYRDLAKGWPLNLNTNMYGASLSKAVFAVLVMKLVEEEVLDLDTPLQSYLPKKIYEYEPQTRWHDHYGDLKDDSLYHKITARMALAHTSGFPNWRFYEEDKKLRVKQEPGSGYLYSGEGMVYLQVVIEKMTGRGLEELAQEKVFEPLGMENSAYQWEDRWKAEFARGHNTKGEGYGKDIDNEPRAPSTLETTASDYVLLWRPSYRGS; encoded by the coding sequence ATGAGATATACTTACCCCTTCCTTTTCACCTTTCTATCTGCCATACTATTACACTTTACATGCCTGGCGCAGGATATAGAGCGGCTGGATGGCTCCACAATAAGTCCGGAGGCACTTACGGAAAAAGTAAAAAGCCTGACTGAGGCGGGTGAAGTGCATGGCCTTGCCCTTGCCGTATTTAATAATGATGAAGCAGTATATACAAAAACCTTTGGGTACCGTGATCTTGCCAAAGGCTGGCCACTGAATCTGAATACTAATATGTACGGAGCTTCTCTTAGTAAGGCCGTATTTGCCGTATTGGTGATGAAGCTGGTAGAAGAGGAGGTGCTTGACCTGGATACGCCACTGCAAAGCTATTTGCCCAAAAAGATATACGAGTATGAGCCCCAGACCCGTTGGCACGATCACTATGGAGACCTGAAAGATGATAGCCTGTACCACAAGATCACGGCCCGTATGGCCCTGGCCCATACCAGTGGCTTTCCTAACTGGCGCTTTTATGAAGAAGACAAGAAACTGCGCGTAAAGCAGGAGCCGGGTAGTGGCTACCTATATTCCGGCGAAGGCATGGTGTACCTGCAGGTGGTGATAGAAAAGATGACCGGCCGCGGGCTGGAAGAGTTGGCTCAGGAAAAGGTGTTCGAACCTTTGGGAATGGAGAATTCAGCTTACCAATGGGAAGACCGCTGGAAAGCCGAATTTGCCCGCGGGCACAATACGAAAGGCGAAGGCTATGGTAAAGATATTGACAACGAACCCCGCGCGCCCAGCACCCTGGAGACTACAGCATCAGACTATGTCCTTTTATGGAGGCCGTCTTACAGGGGAAGTTGA
- a CDS encoding M56 family metallopeptidase — translation MMTNVLTYLLYVALSLTGFYAVYYLLLRRSTLFGFNRTYLIGSFIFSFLLPFINVPWLAIQPAESQAPAFELPILPKTESLTPEVAEPALWETLLQMVPQISLWIYLTGLAILVIRLGIGLWRMYRLKISARREIVANHAVYRSPRIHSPASFMQIIFIPEHIEPGAIEAVLRHEQAHVRQLHTIDVLLVEIGLALQWFNPFVWAYRNSVREVHEYLADEASISFNRTPESAMARIHYQKALLAFSSKAASRHLIHTFSQPTLKNRIIMMNKRRNKPLSALKAAVAVPMALALLVLWADQADAQVSEKPTTELTAASDTIYVVDGKVYSSVDHIDPDDIKSINVTNSIETVTAYGGSAGQKVIEIILKDDKEEYLTDAEREEMKVVVSPTEGSQEEVEEMFEGTKIVKTGDNYPPPLYIINGEEVESFRTVNPDDILTMDVMKGKEATEKYGEKGKNGVVKIVVRERVKIKKEQKNELTPKSDQGQNPDPDPNPDVDSDDIDFDIDEDVDMDEDVNVDEDIDSDADEDADLEGVVKVRKTDVESRGSEGQPLFVINGKIYDSSEDKTALPLERDKITDITVLKGEKAYEKYGKRGALNGVVEITTREK, via the coding sequence ATGATGACTAATGTACTCACCTATCTTCTTTATGTGGCTCTGAGTCTCACGGGTTTCTATGCAGTGTATTACCTCTTGCTTCGGCGCAGTACGCTTTTTGGATTCAACCGTACTTATCTAATTGGTAGTTTTATATTTTCATTTTTACTGCCTTTCATCAATGTGCCCTGGCTGGCTATTCAACCTGCTGAATCTCAGGCACCGGCTTTTGAGCTTCCTATACTGCCAAAAACAGAGTCCCTTACCCCAGAGGTGGCTGAACCTGCCCTTTGGGAAACCTTATTACAGATGGTACCGCAGATAAGCCTTTGGATTTACCTTACGGGTTTAGCCATACTGGTCATTCGGCTCGGCATTGGCCTTTGGCGAATGTATCGCCTGAAAATAAGCGCCCGGAGGGAAATTGTGGCGAATCATGCGGTATACAGGTCACCCCGGATACACTCACCCGCTTCCTTTATGCAAATCATATTTATACCTGAACATATCGAACCTGGGGCAATAGAAGCGGTGCTCCGCCATGAGCAGGCGCATGTACGCCAGCTACACACTATAGATGTGCTATTGGTAGAGATAGGCCTGGCGCTACAGTGGTTTAATCCTTTTGTCTGGGCCTACCGCAATAGTGTGCGTGAAGTGCACGAGTATCTGGCTGATGAGGCATCTATAAGCTTTAACCGCACACCTGAATCTGCTATGGCAAGAATACACTATCAGAAGGCCTTGCTGGCCTTTAGCTCGAAAGCGGCAAGTCGCCACCTGATACACACTTTTTCACAACCAACCTTGAAAAACAGAATCATTATGATGAATAAAAGAAGAAATAAACCATTAAGTGCCCTGAAAGCAGCGGTAGCCGTACCCATGGCACTGGCACTGCTGGTACTCTGGGCAGACCAGGCAGATGCACAGGTAAGCGAAAAGCCAACAACCGAGCTTACGGCCGCCAGCGATACCATTTATGTAGTGGATGGGAAGGTCTATTCATCAGTTGACCATATAGATCCGGATGATATTAAATCAATCAATGTGACAAATAGCATTGAGACTGTAACTGCATATGGTGGTTCTGCGGGACAAAAGGTAATAGAGATCATTCTGAAAGATGACAAGGAAGAGTACCTGACCGACGCTGAAAGAGAGGAAATGAAGGTGGTGGTTTCTCCTACGGAAGGTTCGCAAGAGGAGGTGGAAGAGATGTTTGAAGGCACGAAGATCGTTAAAACCGGCGACAACTACCCGCCCCCGCTTTATATCATTAATGGAGAAGAAGTGGAAAGCTTCCGTACTGTAAACCCGGATGACATTCTGACCATGGATGTGATGAAAGGCAAAGAGGCTACAGAAAAATACGGCGAAAAAGGCAAAAACGGGGTGGTGAAAATTGTGGTGCGCGAGCGTGTTAAGATCAAAAAGGAGCAAAAAAATGAATTGACCCCAAAATCCGATCAGGGTCAAAACCCAGACCCAGATCCTAATCCTGACGTTGACTCAGATGATATTGATTTCGACATAGACGAGGATGTAGATATGGACGAGGATGTTAATGTTGATGAGGACATCGATTCAGATGCGGATGAAGACGCTGACTTAGAAGGGGTGGTGAAAGTACGGAAAACTGACGTCGAATCCAGGGGATCTGAGGGGCAGCCGCTGTTTGTTATCAATGGCAAAATCTACGATTCCTCAGAAGACAAAACTGCTCTACCGCTTGAGCGGGATAAAATCACCGATATAACTGTGCTGAAAGGTGAGAAGGCATATGAAAAGTATGGTAAAAGAGGCGCCCTGAATGGCGTGGTAGAGATCACTACGCGGGAGAAATAA
- a CDS encoding BlaI/MecI/CopY family transcriptional regulator, with protein MEQLTKKEEEVMQILWEMKKGFVRDIIAEMPSPKPPHSTVSSVVRILETKGFVAHKAYGKTYEYYPVISKDEYRKFYLKNVVQDYFSDSYKEVLSFFAREENIGKEDLKELMDMIDKKAERDDD; from the coding sequence ATGGAACAGCTCACCAAAAAGGAAGAGGAGGTCATGCAGATCCTCTGGGAGATGAAGAAGGGGTTTGTGCGAGACATTATTGCCGAGATGCCTTCCCCCAAGCCCCCGCACAGTACGGTGTCATCAGTGGTACGAATACTCGAAACCAAAGGCTTTGTGGCACACAAGGCCTACGGTAAAACCTATGAGTACTACCCGGTTATCAGTAAGGACGAATACCGTAAGTTTTACCTTAAAAACGTGGTACAGGACTACTTTTCGGATAGCTATAAGGAAGTGCTTTCTTTCTTTGCCCGTGAGGAGAACATTGGCAAAGAGGACCTGAAGGAACTCATGGATATGATAGACAAAAAAGCGGAACGTGATGATGACTAA
- a CDS encoding alpha-glucosidase — MPRLLTLLLCLFMFAACTEQQASESKDQIAENTAAKDTETERTWWKEGIVYQIYPRSFKDTNGDGVGDLRGIIEKLDYIKSLGVDIVWLNPIYASPNDDNGYDISDYRAIMPEFGTMEDFNEMLAGMHERDIKLVMDLVVNHSSDEHEWFEQSRSSRDNPYRDYYHWWPAEKEKPNPRFSFFDVNNDAWMYDSTTNAYYLHYFSRKQPDLNWENPKVREEVKDIMRFWLDKGIDGFRMDAFQYVSKDTTFPKLPEGYEKDIIKYYGMGPNLHPYLKELNRDVLSEYDVMTVAEGAGSTYQDAIDLVHPDSNELNMVYHFEGMDVGSSLDGYKLTEFKKVYSEWDSVLAGNGWNSIFLANHDQPRMVSKYGNDSPEFRAPSSKMLTTFILSMRGTPYYYYGDELGMTNNEAFQEIGDFQDIAARNSYEGALERGENMDNFMAHLRFMSRDNGRTPMQWNDTEHAGFTDGEPWLMLNPNYEQINVEAQEDDPNSVLNYFRRMAQLRQENPVLVYGDYELLFPNHEQVYAYTRSLDGKEMLVMLNFSEEEVSVDLPLAQQPGDVVINNYENTRLEGSNVTLEPYQAVIWEI, encoded by the coding sequence ATGCCACGTTTACTTACCCTGTTACTTTGTCTGTTTATGTTCGCTGCCTGTACCGAGCAGCAAGCAAGCGAGTCTAAAGACCAAATTGCAGAGAATACTGCAGCTAAGGATACAGAAACAGAGCGTACCTGGTGGAAAGAGGGCATTGTATATCAGATTTATCCCCGAAGTTTTAAAGATACGAATGGTGATGGGGTGGGGGACCTGCGCGGTATTATAGAAAAGCTGGATTATATCAAAAGCCTCGGGGTAGACATCGTATGGCTCAACCCCATTTACGCCTCGCCAAATGATGATAATGGCTATGATATCAGCGACTACCGGGCCATCATGCCCGAGTTTGGGACCATGGAAGACTTTAACGAAATGCTGGCAGGCATGCACGAGCGCGACATTAAGCTAGTGATGGATCTGGTTGTAAACCACAGTAGTGACGAACACGAGTGGTTTGAGCAGTCACGTAGCAGCCGGGATAATCCCTACCGTGACTATTACCACTGGTGGCCTGCGGAGAAGGAGAAGCCCAACCCGCGCTTTAGCTTCTTTGATGTAAATAACGATGCCTGGATGTACGACTCTACCACCAATGCTTACTATCTGCACTACTTCTCCCGGAAGCAGCCCGACCTTAACTGGGAAAATCCCAAAGTGCGAGAGGAAGTGAAAGACATTATGCGCTTCTGGCTGGACAAAGGTATAGACGGCTTCCGTATGGATGCTTTTCAGTATGTAAGTAAAGACACTACCTTTCCCAAATTGCCCGAAGGCTATGAAAAGGATATCATCAAATATTATGGCATGGGGCCCAATCTCCACCCCTACCTGAAAGAACTCAATCGCGATGTACTCAGTGAATATGATGTCATGACCGTAGCCGAAGGTGCCGGTAGCACCTACCAGGATGCCATAGACCTTGTGCACCCCGATAGTAATGAGCTTAATATGGTCTACCACTTCGAGGGCATGGACGTCGGCTCCAGCCTGGACGGGTACAAGCTCACCGAGTTTAAGAAAGTCTACTCCGAATGGGACAGCGTCCTCGCGGGTAATGGATGGAATTCCATCTTCCTTGCTAATCATGACCAGCCCCGTATGGTCAGCAAGTACGGTAACGACAGTCCGGAATTTCGTGCCCCCTCATCCAAAATGCTCACCACCTTCATCCTTAGCATGCGTGGTACGCCCTACTACTATTATGGCGATGAGCTGGGCATGACAAATAATGAGGCTTTTCAGGAGATCGGAGATTTCCAGGATATTGCCGCCCGTAACAGCTACGAAGGCGCCCTTGAAAGGGGAGAGAATATGGACAATTTTATGGCCCACCTGCGTTTTATGAGCCGGGACAATGGCCGTACCCCCATGCAATGGAATGACACCGAACATGCCGGCTTCACCGACGGGGAACCCTGGCTTATGCTTAACCCCAACTATGAGCAGATCAATGTAGAGGCCCAGGAGGATGACCCTAACAGCGTACTCAACTACTTCCGCCGGATGGCGCAATTGCGTCAGGAAAATCCAGTGCTCGTGTATGGAGACTACGAACTGCTTTTCCCTAATCATGAGCAGGTATATGCCTACACCCGTTCCCTGGATGGAAAAGAAATGCTGGTGATGCTCAACTTCTCTGAAGAGGAAGTCAGTGTAGACCTACCCCTGGCCCAGCAGCCCGGCGATGTGGTCATCAATAACTATGAAAATACCCGGCTTGAAGGGAGTAATGTGACTTTGGAGCCATATCAGGCGGTGATATGGGAGATTTGA
- a CDS encoding ATP-binding protein has product MIELEIEWAKKLIAKRLEETQTSQATPPALEEFLPQPWPAHTPFGDLLKGFREETDFTDAASLIAERLVIIFALSPYLAPSLHEPFTKALQSGYGLDTLGGIQSESQFGFVPTLQTVLFVVAGNDIGTRTRLLTNVLNETHPLWSMGVINILTSRTHNRLLSAFRLNEEFYNILVLNQPYRPQFSKTFPAQLVQTREDWEDLVVPSDTRFALEEINIWLKERERLAKDEVVSKKTKKGYRALFFGPSGTGKTMAACLLGKEAGLPVYRIDLSMVVSKYIGETEKNLSLIFDKAENKKWILFFDEADALFGKRTQVNSSNDRYANQEVSYLLQRIEDFNGLVILSSNFKENIDSAFSRRFQSMIQFSMPDRSLRLELFKRAFEKKYQIEDMEMMKRVAQKYELSGAEINNVLHYCAMMCLHENVSTVSDEVFTNAVLKELRKKGKAI; this is encoded by the coding sequence ATGATAGAATTGGAAATAGAGTGGGCGAAAAAGCTGATCGCAAAGAGACTTGAGGAGACACAAACCTCACAGGCTACCCCACCGGCATTGGAGGAATTTTTACCGCAGCCATGGCCTGCACACACCCCTTTTGGTGATCTGCTAAAGGGATTCAGAGAAGAAACTGACTTTACTGATGCCGCATCACTAATTGCTGAACGGCTGGTCATCATTTTTGCCCTCTCTCCTTACCTGGCTCCTTCCCTGCATGAGCCTTTTACTAAGGCCTTACAAAGCGGCTATGGCCTGGATACTCTTGGTGGCATACAAAGTGAGAGCCAGTTTGGCTTCGTTCCTACATTGCAAACAGTCTTGTTTGTGGTGGCGGGTAACGATATAGGTACACGGACACGGTTGCTTACCAATGTACTTAATGAAACACACCCTCTGTGGTCTATGGGGGTGATTAATATCCTGACCTCCCGGACGCATAATCGTCTGCTGAGTGCTTTTAGGCTAAATGAGGAGTTCTATAACATACTGGTGTTGAATCAGCCTTACCGGCCTCAGTTTAGCAAAACCTTTCCGGCTCAGCTTGTACAGACGCGCGAGGATTGGGAGGACCTGGTGGTACCCAGTGACACGCGCTTTGCTCTGGAAGAGATCAATATCTGGCTGAAGGAGCGGGAACGGCTGGCGAAGGACGAGGTGGTAAGCAAAAAGACGAAAAAGGGATACAGGGCGCTATTCTTCGGGCCATCAGGAACGGGTAAGACGATGGCCGCCTGCCTGTTGGGAAAAGAGGCGGGACTACCGGTGTACCGCATAGACCTGTCTATGGTGGTGAGCAAGTACATAGGTGAGACGGAAAAGAACTTGTCCCTTATTTTTGATAAGGCTGAGAACAAAAAATGGATATTATTCTTTGATGAGGCGGACGCGTTATTCGGTAAAAGAACGCAGGTAAACTCATCCAATGACCGGTATGCGAACCAGGAGGTCTCCTACCTGCTGCAGCGCATTGAAGACTTTAACGGCCTGGTTATTCTCTCCAGTAACTTTAAGGAAAACATCGATAGCGCTTTCTCGCGCAGGTTTCAATCCATGATACAGTTCAGCATGCCGGACAGGTCTCTCCGCCTGGAGCTGTTCAAGCGTGCTTTTGAAAAGAAATACCAAATAGAGGACATGGAGATGATGAAACGGGTAGCCCAAAAGTACGAGCTGTCGGGTGCGGAAATAAATAATGTACTGCATTACTGTGCCATGATGTGTCTGCACGAAAATGTAAGTACTGTATCTGATGAGGTATTTACCAATGCGGTACTTAAAGAGCTGAGAAAAAAAGGAAAAGCCATCTAA
- a CDS encoding CHAP domain-containing protein, whose amino-acid sequence MAAPVYEWGRYFPKPDDLLVMGPTLFNPYGHVAIVSQVMEDRIQIIQQTRGLQESHAYFLHWKLK is encoded by the coding sequence TTGGCTGCGCCAGTATACGAATGGGGCAGATACTTTCCCAAGCCAGATGATCTGCTGGTGATGGGACCTACCCTGTTCAATCCTTACGGGCATGTAGCTATAGTATCACAGGTAATGGAAGATCGTATACAGATCATACAGCAAACCCGTGGCCTGCAGGAAAGTCACGCGTATTTCTTGCATTGGAAGTTAAAGTAG